The genomic segment GGTAACGGGCATAATCGCCCATTTCTCTTATTTGAGCAGCTTGGTCAAAGAGGACATGTCACCCAGATTGATTTCCTGATTGCGAAACATTTCAATGACCTTATCCTCCTTTTCAGGAGTTAATTGCTTGCCACTAAGGGTAGCGAGCGTGCGAATGATTTGACGCAGCTTGGTTTCGTCTTCAAAATCACTGCGCTTGACCTGACCGGCTAATGAGCGAAGCTTTTCTTCATCGACATTTTCCGTTGCTTTCCCTTGCAAGCGATCAAAAAGTCGTTTCGACATATTATTCATATGAAATCTCCTCCTGCACATGGGCTTTCACCCTATCGTATGTGCAGAAGCCTAAATCGGTGATACTTCATTCATGACTTATTCCGCATCGGGATTGAGGTACGCCATCTCAAAGGTTTTTCCGCGCCCCATCAGTTCTTCCACGCCTTGACG from the Brevibacillus brevis genome contains:
- a CDS encoding stage VI sporulation protein F, coding for MNNMSKRLFDRLQGKATENVDEEKLRSLAGQVKRSDFEDETKLRQIIRTLATLSGKQLTPEKEDKVIEMFRNQEINLGDMSSLTKLLK